ATAATACCAGCGAAGGGGTTCTATCTTAATATGCTTTCGCAGCATATTAAATCCCAGCCTTTTTGCCTGTTCAATATCAAATATGATGGCTTCATCACTTGGAGCCGTATATAGCCCATCCGGCCAATACCCCTGATCCAACAGGCCATTTTGGAAGTATGGCTGATTGTTTAAATATATCCTCGGTATGTTTTTTTCATCCGGCTTTATCTCAATCTTTCTCATGGCAAAATAACTTTCAACCCGGTCATATCCGGTCTGTATCACCATATCATACAGAAAAGGATGCTCCGGGCTCCAAAGAATACATTCCTTCAGAGGTATTTTCATATTCGGATATCGGCTCACCATAGTCTGAAGCAGTTTCCCATTCTTATATATATCTACTCGAAACGAAAGATCAAAATCAAACTCCTGTTTATACTCCTCATTTAAATCAATCTCCAGCTGTAACGCCTGTTCCTCCACTAGGGGAGTTATTCGCAGAGAGGTAATATATCTCATCGGAACCCACTCCATCCATACTGTCTGCCATATTCCACTCTGAGCAGTATAGAACATTCCGCCTCGCTTCAGCTTCTGCTTCCCCCTGCTATGGTAGGAGGTATCACTTTGGTCCGTAACTTTTAATGAAAGCAGATTTGTTCCTTCCGCGATATACCTTGTAATATCAATGGAGAACGGAAGATATCCCCCAATATGTTCTAGAACCTTCTGATGATTCAGGTATACCTCACAATATTGATCCACTGCACCAAAATGAAGGATACAACGTTTCCCTTTCGGCTTCTCTTCTATGTTCAAAATCCGTTCATACCAAAGTATCTCTCCTGGCTTTAGCTGCTTCCCCACACCGGATAATATGCTTTCCGGAGAAAAGGGCACCAGTATTTTACCCTCATAGCATTCCGGCATGAGTGCCTCTGTAGAGGTGCAATAGTTCCAATATCCGTTTAAAATCGTATAATTCTCTCTTTTTAACTGTGGTCGGGGATACTCCTCCAATACATGTTCCGGATTAAGAGACTCGCCCCATATTGTAAGCAACTGGTTATAATCAGTAGGCTTTTCCTTAAAGAACATGGTACGTAGCGCTTCTTTTAATTTCATACCTTCACCCCTGTCTGACTAGGTTAGAACTATTTCTACTCCGGTTTTGTGGCATATTTATTCTGATATATATGCTATTTCATATATCACTTCAGCTTATTATATAGTATTCTTAATTCTTCAATCTGCTCCATCGATAGCTTTAAGGTCGGAGAATTCACATCCGAAGTATCCTGATTCTCTACAATAAGTACAGTTGAAGCCTTACTAAGCGTATGTGTATGCCAGGTTCCCTTCTTAACATTATATAAACGAAGCGGTTCCATTGCCACTCCATCTATATCGTTAATTTCTTCTCCCTTCCCTCCTGTAAACAGCATACAGTTCCCTTCCAGAAGAACAAATACTTCATCGGTTTCGTCATGCTTCTGCATCGTTTTCAGATTCTGGATCTCCAGCTCCTCACAATAACGAAGAACCGCTACCCTCCAATGCTCAAAATCAATCATCGGTCGATATCCATCTCCCGAATAACTTGTAATATCAATATATTCCTGCTTCATAAATTACACTCCCCCTTCTGTTACATTGTTAATTTAGCTCTACCAAAATCAGATGTTCTTTTTCTGGGTCTAGTGAGGTAATAAAGTCTCTACTGATCATATTGCACTCTTTATTGAAAATATATGGATTTCCGTTTATTTTTACACTGACAATCTGATAGGTACCATAATCCTTGCCGTCCGGATTCAGATATTGCACCCTTAGTCTTCGTTCTGCAAAAATGAAAGAAACCTTGGCACTATGACTATGATCAAATTGCTCCGATATCAGCTTCGGCTCCAATATCAGATCTCCAAGGCTGCCCTTAACACCGAACATCTCAGTTAGTACGGTCAGCAAGAGCCAGCTGGCAGAGCCGGTAAGGTAATGATATAATCCTCTTCCCTTGCCATCGATATATTCCGGTATTCCAGGATATATTTTACTTTTTTCAAAATTGATACAATGCTGATACAGACTATGAATTGCCTTGTAACCTTCCTTTACAAATCCTCTCTGGTATAATGCATTGGCATACATTATCACCATATGGGAAAACACAGCTCCATTTTCCTTATGTCCATAGGCAAAGCCAAACGCTCTTCCTAAATCATCCTTTACTTCATGAAAATTCGTATTCAGTCTATATCCGCCAATGGTAGCATCGTAAAGATACTCATCCGCTGCCTGGACAATTTTCTCTACCTGTTCCGTGGTTGCTGTACCGGACATAATCGGAAATACCTGACTGGTTAGCATCATTCGTACACCAGAAGCATTATCCCCTTCCACGGCCTTACCATGGTTATCGTAATAACCATTGTACCAGGAATGACCTGCCTTGTTGGTAATCCATTCTGTTTTACGAATATGTTCCTTAATCCAGGCGGCCTTTTTCTTTAGATTTTCTGCCAGCTCTAAGCAGGATATTGCTACTTTTTCACCGCTAATGGTATGTCGGCAGATATCACAATAATTATGAAGCAAGGCCTGTTTTCTCTTCACATCCTCATAAAGATCAGGGTCATCGGCTAACAATATATGTAGTTCCTTGAATAAGGATATCGTACGAATTCCTTTTTGCTCCAGACTGAGAACCAGTTCTGCCATTTGCTCCAGATTACTTCCGAATATGGAGGTGAAGGCAATACTTTCTCCTCGTTCCGCTGCCATATCCAGTGCATCGTTCCAATCTGCACCGCGAAGACGGATATGATTATGTTCCCCTACATCATAGAAGGCTGCCAAGTGCTCAAGAAGCATATGCTCCAAAAGCGTACCCTGATAAAGTTCGCCTGCAGCAGTTTTCAATCGATTCCCATCCTCCGGTTGCCAAAGGGGATCCTTTTCTTCTCCTCGTACTGCCTGAGGATCTTTAAAATAATAATTCTCCTTTAGTAATATATCTAAATCCCCACTCTGCATAATATAGAGTCTGGTTGTAAGGAACGGCCATACACCATGGTCCATCCACACTCTCGTAATATTATTCCTGTCCGCAATGAACTCTCCCTGATTTTTACCAATAATCGTAGCATTGGTTCCATCAATACGTACTCCACCGAAATTACTAATCAGCATTTCTCTTACTCCCGTGGGATTCATGATTAACAATG
The nucleotide sequence above comes from Variimorphobacter saccharofermentans. Encoded proteins:
- a CDS encoding glycoside hydrolase family 2 protein yields the protein MKLKEALRTMFFKEKPTDYNQLLTIWGESLNPEHVLEEYPRPQLKRENYTILNGYWNYCTSTEALMPECYEGKILVPFSPESILSGVGKQLKPGEILWYERILNIEEKPKGKRCILHFGAVDQYCEVYLNHQKVLEHIGGYLPFSIDITRYIAEGTNLLSLKVTDQSDTSYHSRGKQKLKRGGMFYTAQSGIWQTVWMEWVPMRYITSLRITPLVEEQALQLEIDLNEEYKQEFDFDLSFRVDIYKNGKLLQTMVSRYPNMKIPLKECILWSPEHPFLYDMVIQTGYDRVESYFAMRKIEIKPDEKNIPRIYLNNQPYFQNGLLDQGYWPDGLYTAPSDEAIIFDIEQAKRLGFNMLRKHIKIEPLRWYYHCDRLGMLVWQDMVNGGEQYSTLLVGYLPTIFSRFTMKDHHYGLLGRKSEEGRREWLKECRHTVELLYNSPSVVVWVPFNEGWGQFDALAVYDEIRGLDSTRLIDHASGWFDQKGGDFKSIHNYFHPFRVTPDKRPVVLSEFGGYACYIQGHSYSSQIYGYRIYPSKEELEKAFQGLYRKDIKRLISMGLSAAVYTQLSDVEDEVNGLFTYDRKICKVTSIEDALL
- a CDS encoding GH36-type glycosyl hydrolase domain-containing protein, translating into MKGYQFINKKGDFQLDNPEKNSYLYFPIANEAGVMSSVTPTLGGDSKTGQNTFLLAPVSSEDLHNNKSSRNFWCNIVGKGIWSATGRSARQEAMLFTEEKEETSLEAGVMWHKVSRTSKDYGIKSEIISFVPCSDDTVELMVVTITNCNKEALTIIPTAAIPLYGRSADNIRDHRNVTSMLHRITTSQYGVTLNPTLTFDERGHKKNTVVYGVFGAAGEGEKPVGFYPVVEDYIGEGGSFENPLAVVHNIESVSAGYQVDGYEAMGGIRFDQICLAPGENQTYIIVLGYSDTMDGIEEQAEKFLSREACFKALEVTKTYWNDKINVSYSTASSDFDTWMHWVNFQPMLRRIYGCSFLPHHDYGRGGRGWRDLWQDCLALLIMNPTGVREMLISNFGGVRIDGTNATIIGKNQGEFIADRNNITRVWMDHGVWPFLTTRLYIMQSGDLDILLKENYYFKDPQAVRGEEKDPLWQPEDGNRLKTAAGELYQGTLLEHMLLEHLAAFYDVGEHNHIRLRGADWNDALDMAAERGESIAFTSIFGSNLEQMAELVLSLEQKGIRTISLFKELHILLADDPDLYEDVKRKQALLHNYCDICRHTISGEKVAISCLELAENLKKKAAWIKEHIRKTEWITNKAGHSWYNGYYDNHGKAVEGDNASGVRMMLTSQVFPIMSGTATTEQVEKIVQAADEYLYDATIGGYRLNTNFHEVKDDLGRAFGFAYGHKENGAVFSHMVIMYANALYQRGFVKEGYKAIHSLYQHCINFEKSKIYPGIPEYIDGKGRGLYHYLTGSASWLLLTVLTEMFGVKGSLGDLILEPKLISEQFDHSHSAKVSFIFAERRLRVQYLNPDGKDYGTYQIVSVKINGNPYIFNKECNMISRDFITSLDPEKEHLILVELN